A DNA window from Arachis duranensis cultivar V14167 chromosome 3, aradu.V14167.gnm2.J7QH, whole genome shotgun sequence contains the following coding sequences:
- the LOC107480600 gene encoding early nodulin-75, with product MALKNTLAVLLLALLFAAVSIADEYPKPIHKPPFQKPPYEKPPYHKPPFEKPPHEKPPFEKPPHEKPPYEKPPHEKPPYGKPPHQEEQVEKVEVNGYYKPPQHHEPRPYKPPYGGGGHGGHHPPAENEETDGYYKPHPHPYKPHPPHHGHWPPTAN from the coding sequence ATGGCTCTCAAAAACACACTTGCAGTGTTGCTACTTGCATTGCTCTTTGCAGCAGTCTCCATTGCTGATGAATACCCTAAACCTATTCACAAGCCTCCGTTCCAAAAGCCACCCTATGAGAAGCCTCCATACCATAAGCCACCATTCGAGAAACCACCACACGAGAAGCCACCCTTTGAGAAGCCACCACATGAGAAGCCACCATATGAAAAACCACCACACGAGAAGCCACCCTATGGAAAGCCACCCCATCAGGAGGAGCAAGTAGAGAAGGTTGAGGTTAATGGCTACTACAAGCCACCACAACACCATGAGCCTCGTCCTTACAAGCCACcgtatggaggtggtggacacgGCGGTCACCACCCTCCGGCTGAGAATGAGGAGACTGACGGTTACTACAAACCACATCCACACCCATACAAGCCACACCCACCTCATCACGGCCACTGGCCTCCAACTGCCAACTAA
- the LOC107480601 gene encoding probably inactive leucine-rich repeat receptor-like protein kinase At5g48380 has protein sequence MLKMKQGSMSPKTRMGITITILIFTQILLCIHATETDIFCLKSIKDSLEDPYNFLASWDFNNKTEGVICIFVGVNCWNPNENRVLGIDLSNMRLKGQFPRGLHNCTSLTALDLSSNSLWAPLPSDIHTLLPFAVSIDLSNNHFSGQIPPSLASCTYLNVLKLDGNMLSGGIPGQLAALPRIRTLSFDNNKLSGEVPNLAYGSVSVSYAKNRGLCGGPLEPCSFDGGGGLIIMDQSFKDGLFVGFASSFSFLLACIFFLSNSYWAKLLKWINHNKGVELVKYVCSIITGRKLGIEADQMPQLQEKGSQKIALLLERLTSTMKFEELNDATDGFSINNAIGFGKMGIMYKGKLANGWHLAIKKLTDSQQFGRRVLIEIRILGKLRHRNIVPLLGFCIENDERILVYPYFSNGRLSKWLHPLETEAMILTWPQRINIALGVARALSWLHHLCNLHVVHLNICSRSILLDKNFEPKLSNFGDAKFLNPNNHESLGMSFYIKDGKKDVYDFGNVIFELVTGKLYEELVESSCNNANLSPNPSSFYSAIDKFIIGEGFESEAFMLMKIACECVQPFPEQRPTMVQVYNKMSSLWEERHELCGDSNTCTRSESFSATDRDEFVEL, from the exons ATGTTGAAAATGAAGCAAGGAAGTATGAGTCCTAAAACAAGAATGGGAATTACTATTACTATTCTCATCTTCACCCAAATCTTGCTCTGCATTCATGCTACTGAAACAGATATATTCTGTTTAAAATCCATCAAGGATTCCTTAGAAGATCCATATAATTTCTTAGCTAGCTGGGACTTCAACAACAAAACCGAAGGTGTCATTTGCATTTTTGTGGGTGTTAACTGCTGGAATCCCAATGAAAACAGAGTGCTAGGAATCGACCTGTCAAACATGAGGCTGAAGGGCCAGTTTCCGCGGGGACTTCATAATTGCACTTCATTAACTGCCTTAGACCTTTCATCAAACAGCTTATGGGCACCTCTCCCCTCTGATATTCATACATTACTCCCCTTCGCTGTCTCCATTGATCTCTCCAACAACCACTTCAGCGGACAGATTCCACCGTCTCTCGCTAGCTGCACTTACCTGAATGTTCTCAAGCTTGATGGCAACATGCTCAGTGGTGGAATCCCGGGTCAACTTGCGGCGCTTCCCAGGATCCGAACACTGTCTTTTGACAACAATAAGTTGTCAGGGGAAGTTCCTAACTTGGCATATGGTTCGGTAAGTGTTAGCTATGCTAAGAATAGGGGGCTTTGTGGAGGGCCCTTGGAACCATGCTCCTTCGACGGAGGAGGAGGGCTTATTATCATGGACCAATCCTTCAAGGATGGCCTTTTTGTTGGTTTTGCATCATCCTTTAGTTTTCTTCTTGCGTGCATCTTTTTCCTTTCAAATAGTTACTGGGCAAAATTATTGAAGTGGATCAACCACAATAAAGGTGTAGAACTAGTCAAATATGTGTGTTCCATCATCACAGGGAGAAAGCTCGGAATAGAAGCTGATCAGATGCCTCAATTGCAGGAGAAAGGAAGCCAAAAG ATAGCTCTACTACTGGAAAGATTAACATCCACTATGAAGTTTGAAGAACTAAATGATGCAACAGACGGATTTTCTATAAACAATGCAATTGGGTTTGGAAAGATGGGAATAATGTACAAGGGAAAATTGGCTAACGGTTGGCACCTAGCCATTAAGAAACTAACTGATTCTCAACAATTTGGGAGACGAGTTCTTATAGAAATAAGGATTCTAGGTAAGCTCCGACACAGAAACATAGTTCCCCTGCTTGGGTTCTGCATCGAAAACGATGAAAGGATTCTGGTGTACCCGTATTTCTCAAATGGAAGACTCTCGAAATGGTTGCACCCTTTGGAAACTGAGGCTATGATATTGACATGGCCACAGAGGATTAACATTGCACTAGGTGTGGCTAGAGCCTTATCTTGGCTCCATCATTTATGCAATCTGCATGTGGTGCACTTGAATATTTGTTCACGGAGTATCTTGCTAGATAAGAATTTTGAACCCAAGTTATCCAATTTTGGAGATGCCAAGTTTTTGAACCCCAACAACCATGAGAGTCTAGGCATGTCGTTTTATATCAAGGATGGGAAGAAGGATGTTTATGATTTTGGTAATGTAATTTTTGAGTTGGTCACGGGAAAATTATATGAGGAATTGGTGGAGAGTTCATGTAACAATGCTAATCTATCTCCTAATCCTTCAAGTTTTTATAGTGCAATTGATAAGTTTATTATTGGTGAAGGGTTTGAAAGTGAAGCGTTTATGCTCATGAAGATTGCTTGCGAGTGTGTTCAGCCTTTTCCAGAACAAAGACCAACAATGGTTCAAGTCTACAACAAAATGAGCAGTCTATGGGAAGAGAGACATGAACTTTGCGGTGATTCTAACACTTGCACGCGATCAGAGAGTTTTTCTGCTACTGACCGTGATGAATTTGTTGAATTATAA